A window of Drosophila subobscura isolate 14011-0131.10 chromosome E, UCBerk_Dsub_1.0, whole genome shotgun sequence contains these coding sequences:
- the LOC117890705 gene encoding phosphatidylinositol 4-phosphate 5-kinase type-1 beta isoform X1 → MASGDGDTINTIDMDSSSTSQAKPVDPSNASNDHVGNSSPELGNRHLRTANNNNKADKERKIGHRRVGEGGEITYKKIQTSQIMGSIQLGIQHTVGSLASKPKRDLLMMDFWEIESITFPPEGSSLTPAHHYSEFRYKIYAPIAFRYFRDLFGIQPDDFMMSMCTSPLRELSNPGASGSIFYLTNDDEFIIKTVQHKEGEFLQKLLPGYYMNLNQNPRTLLPKFFGLYCLQTSNAKNIRLVVMNNLLPSSVRMHLKYDLKGSTFKRKANKAERSKKSPTYKDLDFMEQHPNGIFLEAETYSALIKTIQRDCTVLESFKIMDYSLLLGVHNLDVALKEKLSESRKPLRAPLAEDSDGDVDDPLDGQDGEGKDRDAATGISRNNVAYRSVNRQRLVAHSTAMESIQAESEPIDDEEDVPPGGIPARSEKGERLLLYIGIIDILQSYRLKKKLEHTFKSIIHDGETVSVCRPSFYAQRFQNFMAKTVFRKIPSLDLPEIKGNHRKFRTLVTSYIACLSISQSPLKHSPSKRKSLSKAIQRSIDSENEASIRPMHASHSHSSGKIHQPAKPPTTEPTPGGAASAATGAASAGPSSTASGSGMGERERERERMPPPVKQRTPAGAGSNLKARVPPPVPPRGSPRRRDGQDRSTPGTTPSCSSTPPPAFDDISEDSSNKNSTSSMGRRSHHHHHHHHHQQSQQQAYYQQQAQYLDRKMNIGPAYRGSYKEDIVSVSEVHLDTLLAVDTSSSSQYGSRGGLAWTPPASGEGSTPTWTEGTPSFTDSSSSGDLDNFSPINSSKIDRHKPTVEDAINSLSSGMVNIGGGNL, encoded by the exons ATGGCTTCTGGTGATGGCGACACCATCAACACCATCGACATGGACAGCTCCTCCACATCGCAGGCAAAGCCAGTGGATCCCAGCAATG CCTCCAACGACCATGTGGGTAACTCATCGCCCGAG TTGGGCAATCGACACTTGCGCacggccaacaacaacaacaaggcgGACAAGGAGCGAAAGATTGGTCACAGACGCGTGGGCGAGGGCGGCGAGATTACGTACAAGAAAATACAAACGTCGCAGATTATGGGCTCCATACAACTGGGCATACAGCACACA GTCGGCAGTCTGGCATCGAAGCCCAAGCGGGATCTGCTAATGATGGACTTCTGGGAGATCGAGAGCATCACCTTTCCGCCCGAGGGCTCCAGCCTTACACCTGCCCACCACTACAGTGAATTCAGATATAAGATCTACGCCCCCATAGCATTCCGTTACTTTCGGGATCTGTTTGGCATCCAACCAGACGACTTCATG ATGTCCATGTGCACTTCTCCGCTGCGAGAACTGTCGAATCCTGGCGCTTCCGGCTCTATATTCTACCTGACGAACGACGACGAGTTCATCATCAAGACGGTGCAACACAAGGAGGGTGAATTCCTACAGAAACTACTGCCCGG CTACTATATGAATCTGAATCAAAATCCGCGCACGCTCTTGCCAAAGTTCTTCGGACTGTACTGCCTGCAGACGagcaatgccaaaaacattCGCCTGGTGGTCATGAACAATCTGCTGCCGTCGTCGGTGAGGATGCACCTGAAGTACGACCTGAAGGGGTCGACGTTCAAGCGCAAGGCGAACAAGGCGGAGCGGTCGAAGAAGTCGCCCACCTACAAGGACCTCGACTTCATGGAGCAGCACCCCAATGGGATTTTCCTGGAGGCCGAGACCTATTCGGCGCTGATCAAGACCATTCAGCGGGACTGCACGGTGCTGGAGTCCTTCAAGATCATGGACTACTCGCTGCTCCTGGGCGTGCACAACCTAGATGTGGCGCTCAAGGAGAAGCTGAGCGAGAGCAGGAAGCCCCTGCGGGCGCCCCTCGCCGAGGACTCTGACGGGGATGTGGACGATCCGCTGGACGGCCAGGATGGGGAGGGCAAGGACCGCGACGCGGCCACGGGCATCAGTCGGAACAA TGTGGCATACAGATCGGTTAATCGGCAGCGTCTGGTGGCGCACTCCACGGCCATGGAGAGCATACAGGCGGAGAGCGAACCCATagacgatgaggaggatgtGCC GCCCGGGGGCATTCCGGCGCGCAGCGAAAAGGGCGAGCGCCTTCTGCTCTACATCGGCATCATTGACATTCTGCAATCCTACAGGCTGAAGAAGAAGCTGGAGCACACATTCAAAAGCATCATCCACGATGGG GAAACCGTCTCGGTGTGTCGGCCCTCGTTCTATGCTCAAAGATTCCAAAACTTCATGGCCAAGACCGTGTTCCGAAAGATACCCTCCC TGGATCTCCCCGAGATCAAGGGGAATCACAGAAAATTTCGTACCTTGGTAACCAGTTATATAG CATGTCTCTCAATCTCTCAGTCAC CGCTTAAGCATTCGCCATCGAAGAGAAAAAGCCTCTCCAAGGCCATACAGCGCTCCATTGACAGCGAAAACGAGGCTTCCATCAGGC CAATGCATGCCTCGCACTCCCACAGCAGTGGCAAGAtccaccagccagccaagcCGCCCACCACAGAGCCCACGCCAGGAGGCGCCGCCTCAGCGGCAACCGGAGCGGCCAGTGCCGGGCCATCATCCACGGCCAGTGGGAGTGGCATGGGTGAGCGAGAGCGTGAGCGAGAGCGGATGCCACCGCCCGTCAAGCAGCGGACTCCAGCCGGGGCTGGCAGCAATCTGAAGGCTCGGGTGCCACCGCCAGTGCCGCCGCGCGGATCGCCCCGTCGCCGGGATGGACAGGACCGCTCGACGCCAG GCACAACTCCATCCTGCAGCTCGACTCCTCCCCCTGCCTTCGACGACATCTCCGAGGACAGCTCGAACAAGAACAGCACATCCTCGATGGGTCGCAGgtcccaccaccaccaccatcatcatcaccatcagcagtcgcagcagcaggcctactaccagcagcaggctcaGTACTTGGATCGCAAAATGAACATTGGACCCGCCTATCGAGGCTCCTACAAGGAGGATATCGTGAG CGTCTCTGAGGTTCATTTGGATACGCTGCTGGCGGTGGACACATCGTCGAGCAGCCAGTATGGGTCGCGGGGCGGACTGGCCTGGACGCCGCCGGCATCAGGTGAGGGCTCCACACCCACATGGACAGAGGGCACACCCAGTTTTACGGACTCCAGTTCGAGTGGTGATCTCG ACAACTTCTCGCCCATAAACTCATCCAAAATCGATCGTCACAAGCCGACCGTGGAAGATGCCATCAACTCTCTGTCCTCGGGAATGGTAAATATCGGAGGCGGCAATCTCTAG
- the LOC117890705 gene encoding phosphatidylinositol 4-phosphate 5-kinase type-1 alpha isoform X5: MASGDGDTINTIDMDSSSTSQAKPVDPSNASNDHVGNSSPELGNRHLRTANNNNKADKERKIGHRRVGEGGEITYKKIQTSQIMGSIQLGIQHTVGSLASKPKRDLLMMDFWEIESITFPPEGSSLTPAHHYSEFRYKIYAPIAFRYFRDLFGIQPDDFMMSMCTSPLRELSNPGASGSIFYLTNDDEFIIKTVQHKEGEFLQKLLPGYYMNLNQNPRTLLPKFFGLYCLQTSNAKNIRLVVMNNLLPSSVRMHLKYDLKGSTFKRKANKAERSKKSPTYKDLDFMEQHPNGIFLEAETYSALIKTIQRDCTVLESFKIMDYSLLLGVHNLDVALKEKLSESRKPLRAPLAEDSDGDVDDPLDGQDGEGKDRDAATGISRNKSVNRQRLVAHSTAMESIQAESEPIDDEEDVPPGGIPARSEKGERLLLYIGIIDILQSYRLKKKLEHTFKSIIHDGETVSVCRPSFYAQRFQNFMAKTVFRKIPSLDLPEIKGNHRKFRTLVTSYIALKHSPSKRKSLSKAIQRSIDSENEASIRPMHASHSHSSGKIHQPAKPPTTEPTPGGAASAATGAASAGPSSTASGSGMGERERERERMPPPVKQRTPAGAGSNLKARVPPPVPPRGSPRRRDGQDRSTPGTTPSCSSTPPPAFDDISEDSSNKNSTSSMGRRSHHHHHHHHHQQSQQQAYYQQQAQYLDRKMNIGPAYRGSYKEDIVSVSEVHLDTLLAVDTSSSSQYGSRGGLAWTPPASGEGSTPTWTEGTPSFTDSSSSGDLDNFSPINSSKIDRHKPTVEDAINSLSSGMVNIGGGNL; encoded by the exons ATGGCTTCTGGTGATGGCGACACCATCAACACCATCGACATGGACAGCTCCTCCACATCGCAGGCAAAGCCAGTGGATCCCAGCAATG CCTCCAACGACCATGTGGGTAACTCATCGCCCGAG TTGGGCAATCGACACTTGCGCacggccaacaacaacaacaaggcgGACAAGGAGCGAAAGATTGGTCACAGACGCGTGGGCGAGGGCGGCGAGATTACGTACAAGAAAATACAAACGTCGCAGATTATGGGCTCCATACAACTGGGCATACAGCACACA GTCGGCAGTCTGGCATCGAAGCCCAAGCGGGATCTGCTAATGATGGACTTCTGGGAGATCGAGAGCATCACCTTTCCGCCCGAGGGCTCCAGCCTTACACCTGCCCACCACTACAGTGAATTCAGATATAAGATCTACGCCCCCATAGCATTCCGTTACTTTCGGGATCTGTTTGGCATCCAACCAGACGACTTCATG ATGTCCATGTGCACTTCTCCGCTGCGAGAACTGTCGAATCCTGGCGCTTCCGGCTCTATATTCTACCTGACGAACGACGACGAGTTCATCATCAAGACGGTGCAACACAAGGAGGGTGAATTCCTACAGAAACTACTGCCCGG CTACTATATGAATCTGAATCAAAATCCGCGCACGCTCTTGCCAAAGTTCTTCGGACTGTACTGCCTGCAGACGagcaatgccaaaaacattCGCCTGGTGGTCATGAACAATCTGCTGCCGTCGTCGGTGAGGATGCACCTGAAGTACGACCTGAAGGGGTCGACGTTCAAGCGCAAGGCGAACAAGGCGGAGCGGTCGAAGAAGTCGCCCACCTACAAGGACCTCGACTTCATGGAGCAGCACCCCAATGGGATTTTCCTGGAGGCCGAGACCTATTCGGCGCTGATCAAGACCATTCAGCGGGACTGCACGGTGCTGGAGTCCTTCAAGATCATGGACTACTCGCTGCTCCTGGGCGTGCACAACCTAGATGTGGCGCTCAAGGAGAAGCTGAGCGAGAGCAGGAAGCCCCTGCGGGCGCCCCTCGCCGAGGACTCTGACGGGGATGTGGACGATCCGCTGGACGGCCAGGATGGGGAGGGCAAGGACCGCGACGCGGCCACGGGCATCAGTCGGAACAA ATCGGTTAATCGGCAGCGTCTGGTGGCGCACTCCACGGCCATGGAGAGCATACAGGCGGAGAGCGAACCCATagacgatgaggaggatgtGCC GCCCGGGGGCATTCCGGCGCGCAGCGAAAAGGGCGAGCGCCTTCTGCTCTACATCGGCATCATTGACATTCTGCAATCCTACAGGCTGAAGAAGAAGCTGGAGCACACATTCAAAAGCATCATCCACGATGGG GAAACCGTCTCGGTGTGTCGGCCCTCGTTCTATGCTCAAAGATTCCAAAACTTCATGGCCAAGACCGTGTTCCGAAAGATACCCTCCC TGGATCTCCCCGAGATCAAGGGGAATCACAGAAAATTTCGTACCTTGGTAACCAGTTATATAG CGCTTAAGCATTCGCCATCGAAGAGAAAAAGCCTCTCCAAGGCCATACAGCGCTCCATTGACAGCGAAAACGAGGCTTCCATCAGGC CAATGCATGCCTCGCACTCCCACAGCAGTGGCAAGAtccaccagccagccaagcCGCCCACCACAGAGCCCACGCCAGGAGGCGCCGCCTCAGCGGCAACCGGAGCGGCCAGTGCCGGGCCATCATCCACGGCCAGTGGGAGTGGCATGGGTGAGCGAGAGCGTGAGCGAGAGCGGATGCCACCGCCCGTCAAGCAGCGGACTCCAGCCGGGGCTGGCAGCAATCTGAAGGCTCGGGTGCCACCGCCAGTGCCGCCGCGCGGATCGCCCCGTCGCCGGGATGGACAGGACCGCTCGACGCCAG GCACAACTCCATCCTGCAGCTCGACTCCTCCCCCTGCCTTCGACGACATCTCCGAGGACAGCTCGAACAAGAACAGCACATCCTCGATGGGTCGCAGgtcccaccaccaccaccatcatcatcaccatcagcagtcgcagcagcaggcctactaccagcagcaggctcaGTACTTGGATCGCAAAATGAACATTGGACCCGCCTATCGAGGCTCCTACAAGGAGGATATCGTGAG CGTCTCTGAGGTTCATTTGGATACGCTGCTGGCGGTGGACACATCGTCGAGCAGCCAGTATGGGTCGCGGGGCGGACTGGCCTGGACGCCGCCGGCATCAGGTGAGGGCTCCACACCCACATGGACAGAGGGCACACCCAGTTTTACGGACTCCAGTTCGAGTGGTGATCTCG ACAACTTCTCGCCCATAAACTCATCCAAAATCGATCGTCACAAGCCGACCGTGGAAGATGCCATCAACTCTCTGTCCTCGGGAATGGTAAATATCGGAGGCGGCAATCTCTAG
- the LOC117890705 gene encoding phosphatidylinositol 4-phosphate 5-kinase type-1 alpha isoform X6, producing MASGDGDTINTIDMDSSSTSQAKPVDPSNASNDHVGNSSPELGNRHLRTANNNNKADKERKIGHRRVGEGGEITYKKIQTSQIMGSIQLGIQHTVGSLASKPKRDLLMMDFWEIESITFPPEGSSLTPAHHYSEFRYKIYAPIAFRYFRDLFGIQPDDFMMSMCTSPLRELSNPGASGSIFYLTNDDEFIIKTVQHKEGEFLQKLLPGYYMNLNQNPRTLLPKFFGLYCLQTSNAKNIRLVVMNNLLPSSVRMHLKYDLKGSTFKRKANKAERSKKSPTYKDLDFMEQHPNGIFLEAETYSALIKTIQRDCTVLESFKIMDYSLLLGVHNLDVALKEKLSESRKPLRAPLAEDSDGDVDDPLDGQDGEGKDRDAATGISRNNVAYRSVNRQRLVAHSTAMESIQAESEPIDDEEDVPPGGIPARSEKGERLLLYIGIIDILQSYRLKKKLEHTFKSIIHDGETVSVCRPSFYAQRFQNFMAKTVFRKIPSPLKHSPSKRKSLSKAIQRSIDSENEASIRPMHASHSHSSGKIHQPAKPPTTEPTPGGAASAATGAASAGPSSTASGSGMGERERERERMPPPVKQRTPAGAGSNLKARVPPPVPPRGSPRRRDGQDRSTPGTTPSCSSTPPPAFDDISEDSSNKNSTSSMGRRSHHHHHHHHHQQSQQQAYYQQQAQYLDRKMNIGPAYRGSYKEDIVSVSEVHLDTLLAVDTSSSSQYGSRGGLAWTPPASGEGSTPTWTEGTPSFTDSSSSGDLDNFSPINSSKIDRHKPTVEDAINSLSSGMVNIGGGNL from the exons ATGGCTTCTGGTGATGGCGACACCATCAACACCATCGACATGGACAGCTCCTCCACATCGCAGGCAAAGCCAGTGGATCCCAGCAATG CCTCCAACGACCATGTGGGTAACTCATCGCCCGAG TTGGGCAATCGACACTTGCGCacggccaacaacaacaacaaggcgGACAAGGAGCGAAAGATTGGTCACAGACGCGTGGGCGAGGGCGGCGAGATTACGTACAAGAAAATACAAACGTCGCAGATTATGGGCTCCATACAACTGGGCATACAGCACACA GTCGGCAGTCTGGCATCGAAGCCCAAGCGGGATCTGCTAATGATGGACTTCTGGGAGATCGAGAGCATCACCTTTCCGCCCGAGGGCTCCAGCCTTACACCTGCCCACCACTACAGTGAATTCAGATATAAGATCTACGCCCCCATAGCATTCCGTTACTTTCGGGATCTGTTTGGCATCCAACCAGACGACTTCATG ATGTCCATGTGCACTTCTCCGCTGCGAGAACTGTCGAATCCTGGCGCTTCCGGCTCTATATTCTACCTGACGAACGACGACGAGTTCATCATCAAGACGGTGCAACACAAGGAGGGTGAATTCCTACAGAAACTACTGCCCGG CTACTATATGAATCTGAATCAAAATCCGCGCACGCTCTTGCCAAAGTTCTTCGGACTGTACTGCCTGCAGACGagcaatgccaaaaacattCGCCTGGTGGTCATGAACAATCTGCTGCCGTCGTCGGTGAGGATGCACCTGAAGTACGACCTGAAGGGGTCGACGTTCAAGCGCAAGGCGAACAAGGCGGAGCGGTCGAAGAAGTCGCCCACCTACAAGGACCTCGACTTCATGGAGCAGCACCCCAATGGGATTTTCCTGGAGGCCGAGACCTATTCGGCGCTGATCAAGACCATTCAGCGGGACTGCACGGTGCTGGAGTCCTTCAAGATCATGGACTACTCGCTGCTCCTGGGCGTGCACAACCTAGATGTGGCGCTCAAGGAGAAGCTGAGCGAGAGCAGGAAGCCCCTGCGGGCGCCCCTCGCCGAGGACTCTGACGGGGATGTGGACGATCCGCTGGACGGCCAGGATGGGGAGGGCAAGGACCGCGACGCGGCCACGGGCATCAGTCGGAACAA TGTGGCATACAGATCGGTTAATCGGCAGCGTCTGGTGGCGCACTCCACGGCCATGGAGAGCATACAGGCGGAGAGCGAACCCATagacgatgaggaggatgtGCC GCCCGGGGGCATTCCGGCGCGCAGCGAAAAGGGCGAGCGCCTTCTGCTCTACATCGGCATCATTGACATTCTGCAATCCTACAGGCTGAAGAAGAAGCTGGAGCACACATTCAAAAGCATCATCCACGATGGG GAAACCGTCTCGGTGTGTCGGCCCTCGTTCTATGCTCAAAGATTCCAAAACTTCATGGCCAAGACCGTGTTCCGAAAGATACCCTCCC CGCTTAAGCATTCGCCATCGAAGAGAAAAAGCCTCTCCAAGGCCATACAGCGCTCCATTGACAGCGAAAACGAGGCTTCCATCAGGC CAATGCATGCCTCGCACTCCCACAGCAGTGGCAAGAtccaccagccagccaagcCGCCCACCACAGAGCCCACGCCAGGAGGCGCCGCCTCAGCGGCAACCGGAGCGGCCAGTGCCGGGCCATCATCCACGGCCAGTGGGAGTGGCATGGGTGAGCGAGAGCGTGAGCGAGAGCGGATGCCACCGCCCGTCAAGCAGCGGACTCCAGCCGGGGCTGGCAGCAATCTGAAGGCTCGGGTGCCACCGCCAGTGCCGCCGCGCGGATCGCCCCGTCGCCGGGATGGACAGGACCGCTCGACGCCAG GCACAACTCCATCCTGCAGCTCGACTCCTCCCCCTGCCTTCGACGACATCTCCGAGGACAGCTCGAACAAGAACAGCACATCCTCGATGGGTCGCAGgtcccaccaccaccaccatcatcatcaccatcagcagtcgcagcagcaggcctactaccagcagcaggctcaGTACTTGGATCGCAAAATGAACATTGGACCCGCCTATCGAGGCTCCTACAAGGAGGATATCGTGAG CGTCTCTGAGGTTCATTTGGATACGCTGCTGGCGGTGGACACATCGTCGAGCAGCCAGTATGGGTCGCGGGGCGGACTGGCCTGGACGCCGCCGGCATCAGGTGAGGGCTCCACACCCACATGGACAGAGGGCACACCCAGTTTTACGGACTCCAGTTCGAGTGGTGATCTCG ACAACTTCTCGCCCATAAACTCATCCAAAATCGATCGTCACAAGCCGACCGTGGAAGATGCCATCAACTCTCTGTCCTCGGGAATGGTAAATATCGGAGGCGGCAATCTCTAG
- the LOC117890705 gene encoding phosphatidylinositol 4-phosphate 5-kinase type-1 beta isoform X2, producing the protein MASGDGDTINTIDMDSSSTSQAKPVDPSNASNDHVGNSSPELGNRHLRTANNNNKADKERKIGHRRVGEGGEITYKKIQTSQIMGSIQLGIQHTVGSLASKPKRDLLMMDFWEIESITFPPEGSSLTPAHHYSEFRYKIYAPIAFRYFRDLFGIQPDDFMMSMCTSPLRELSNPGASGSIFYLTNDDEFIIKTVQHKEGEFLQKLLPGYYMNLNQNPRTLLPKFFGLYCLQTSNAKNIRLVVMNNLLPSSVRMHLKYDLKGSTFKRKANKAERSKKSPTYKDLDFMEQHPNGIFLEAETYSALIKTIQRDCTVLESFKIMDYSLLLGVHNLDVALKEKLSESRKPLRAPLAEDSDGDVDDPLDGQDGEGKDRDAATGISRNKSVNRQRLVAHSTAMESIQAESEPIDDEEDVPPGGIPARSEKGERLLLYIGIIDILQSYRLKKKLEHTFKSIIHDGETVSVCRPSFYAQRFQNFMAKTVFRKIPSLDLPEIKGNHRKFRTLVTSYIACLSISQSPLKHSPSKRKSLSKAIQRSIDSENEASIRPMHASHSHSSGKIHQPAKPPTTEPTPGGAASAATGAASAGPSSTASGSGMGERERERERMPPPVKQRTPAGAGSNLKARVPPPVPPRGSPRRRDGQDRSTPGTTPSCSSTPPPAFDDISEDSSNKNSTSSMGRRSHHHHHHHHHQQSQQQAYYQQQAQYLDRKMNIGPAYRGSYKEDIVSVSEVHLDTLLAVDTSSSSQYGSRGGLAWTPPASGEGSTPTWTEGTPSFTDSSSSGDLDNFSPINSSKIDRHKPTVEDAINSLSSGMVNIGGGNL; encoded by the exons ATGGCTTCTGGTGATGGCGACACCATCAACACCATCGACATGGACAGCTCCTCCACATCGCAGGCAAAGCCAGTGGATCCCAGCAATG CCTCCAACGACCATGTGGGTAACTCATCGCCCGAG TTGGGCAATCGACACTTGCGCacggccaacaacaacaacaaggcgGACAAGGAGCGAAAGATTGGTCACAGACGCGTGGGCGAGGGCGGCGAGATTACGTACAAGAAAATACAAACGTCGCAGATTATGGGCTCCATACAACTGGGCATACAGCACACA GTCGGCAGTCTGGCATCGAAGCCCAAGCGGGATCTGCTAATGATGGACTTCTGGGAGATCGAGAGCATCACCTTTCCGCCCGAGGGCTCCAGCCTTACACCTGCCCACCACTACAGTGAATTCAGATATAAGATCTACGCCCCCATAGCATTCCGTTACTTTCGGGATCTGTTTGGCATCCAACCAGACGACTTCATG ATGTCCATGTGCACTTCTCCGCTGCGAGAACTGTCGAATCCTGGCGCTTCCGGCTCTATATTCTACCTGACGAACGACGACGAGTTCATCATCAAGACGGTGCAACACAAGGAGGGTGAATTCCTACAGAAACTACTGCCCGG CTACTATATGAATCTGAATCAAAATCCGCGCACGCTCTTGCCAAAGTTCTTCGGACTGTACTGCCTGCAGACGagcaatgccaaaaacattCGCCTGGTGGTCATGAACAATCTGCTGCCGTCGTCGGTGAGGATGCACCTGAAGTACGACCTGAAGGGGTCGACGTTCAAGCGCAAGGCGAACAAGGCGGAGCGGTCGAAGAAGTCGCCCACCTACAAGGACCTCGACTTCATGGAGCAGCACCCCAATGGGATTTTCCTGGAGGCCGAGACCTATTCGGCGCTGATCAAGACCATTCAGCGGGACTGCACGGTGCTGGAGTCCTTCAAGATCATGGACTACTCGCTGCTCCTGGGCGTGCACAACCTAGATGTGGCGCTCAAGGAGAAGCTGAGCGAGAGCAGGAAGCCCCTGCGGGCGCCCCTCGCCGAGGACTCTGACGGGGATGTGGACGATCCGCTGGACGGCCAGGATGGGGAGGGCAAGGACCGCGACGCGGCCACGGGCATCAGTCGGAACAA ATCGGTTAATCGGCAGCGTCTGGTGGCGCACTCCACGGCCATGGAGAGCATACAGGCGGAGAGCGAACCCATagacgatgaggaggatgtGCC GCCCGGGGGCATTCCGGCGCGCAGCGAAAAGGGCGAGCGCCTTCTGCTCTACATCGGCATCATTGACATTCTGCAATCCTACAGGCTGAAGAAGAAGCTGGAGCACACATTCAAAAGCATCATCCACGATGGG GAAACCGTCTCGGTGTGTCGGCCCTCGTTCTATGCTCAAAGATTCCAAAACTTCATGGCCAAGACCGTGTTCCGAAAGATACCCTCCC TGGATCTCCCCGAGATCAAGGGGAATCACAGAAAATTTCGTACCTTGGTAACCAGTTATATAG CATGTCTCTCAATCTCTCAGTCAC CGCTTAAGCATTCGCCATCGAAGAGAAAAAGCCTCTCCAAGGCCATACAGCGCTCCATTGACAGCGAAAACGAGGCTTCCATCAGGC CAATGCATGCCTCGCACTCCCACAGCAGTGGCAAGAtccaccagccagccaagcCGCCCACCACAGAGCCCACGCCAGGAGGCGCCGCCTCAGCGGCAACCGGAGCGGCCAGTGCCGGGCCATCATCCACGGCCAGTGGGAGTGGCATGGGTGAGCGAGAGCGTGAGCGAGAGCGGATGCCACCGCCCGTCAAGCAGCGGACTCCAGCCGGGGCTGGCAGCAATCTGAAGGCTCGGGTGCCACCGCCAGTGCCGCCGCGCGGATCGCCCCGTCGCCGGGATGGACAGGACCGCTCGACGCCAG GCACAACTCCATCCTGCAGCTCGACTCCTCCCCCTGCCTTCGACGACATCTCCGAGGACAGCTCGAACAAGAACAGCACATCCTCGATGGGTCGCAGgtcccaccaccaccaccatcatcatcaccatcagcagtcgcagcagcaggcctactaccagcagcaggctcaGTACTTGGATCGCAAAATGAACATTGGACCCGCCTATCGAGGCTCCTACAAGGAGGATATCGTGAG CGTCTCTGAGGTTCATTTGGATACGCTGCTGGCGGTGGACACATCGTCGAGCAGCCAGTATGGGTCGCGGGGCGGACTGGCCTGGACGCCGCCGGCATCAGGTGAGGGCTCCACACCCACATGGACAGAGGGCACACCCAGTTTTACGGACTCCAGTTCGAGTGGTGATCTCG ACAACTTCTCGCCCATAAACTCATCCAAAATCGATCGTCACAAGCCGACCGTGGAAGATGCCATCAACTCTCTGTCCTCGGGAATGGTAAATATCGGAGGCGGCAATCTCTAG